The Mycobacterium riyadhense sequence CAACAACGGCGATTGCTCCACGACGCGTGGGGGCGACGGAAGCCCGTCCATGCCACCGGTGCGACCCATCATTTCCGCGATCAACGGGCCAAGTTGATTACCACGACCGACGTGCTGGGCGTGCGGACGATGGGTGGTGATGGCAACGTCACCCTCGTTCAGCCCTGCGGTGGCACCAATAGCCACTGCCTCCTGGCCGAACGCGGTTTGCATCTGTCGGCTGATCAGGCCTTCGCCGCGCAATTGTTCCAACGCCATGTCAAGCAGGCGCAGTACCCACATTCGGCGATACAACTCCAGGTGATCAAGCAGCGACACAGCCGACCGCACACTTGCGCAAGTCATTCGTCGGCTCCTAACTCTCGGCAGGAAACTCGTTGGTATAGGCCAGAACACGTGCCAGTGGCGAGCACAGCGCCGCGCCCAGCAGACCAACGGCCACCGTGCCGACAGCCACCATGGCGCGCCCCCCATGCCCCAGGCTCCAGCAAGTCAGCAGCGGCGCGATCACCGAAGAAATCGCAGTGGTCATCGACCAGATTCCTTGGTAAACACCGCCATTGGCGCGCGGAGTAATCCGATGCACCAGACCCGCGCCGACCACAAACCAGGCGATCTCGCCGGGCGCACCAACGGCCACAGCCGCACTGAAACCGGCGGTGGTGTGCACCAGCCCAGCGGCCGCCATGCACAACGTCACCCACACACCCGCCCCGGCCAGGATATCCAGCCCGGGACCAAGAGCTAACCGTCTGCTCAGCCATGGCGTGAGCAACGGGGTGAGTGCGATAACCGCCAGTGCATTGCTCATCTGCACCCAGCCGTAGGCGCCGGCGCCGAGCCCGCAATCGCGCATCAGCATCGGCACAGCCGCGAAAAATCCCATCACCGCCGTCAGCGTTGCCACGCTTGACATGCACATCAGGAGCAGCCGGCTGTCTGAGAATGCTTGCCGATAACCGGCTTTCCTGGTCGTGTTGTGCACCTGGGCAGGCATCCAGCGAGCCGCCACCATCGCGAAGGTCGCACACGCGATGCCGTTGATCCAATACAGCACCGGAGTGCCCACCCAGCCCGCGATCAAGCCGCCGACCCCACCGGCGATGGCGGCGCCGAGATTCAGGCTCCATCCGTAGCGCCAGCTGTCGAGCTTTGCGCGCTGCCGCGGATCAGGAACCATCTCCGCGATGGCCGCACCCAGAACCGGACGTGGTGCGTCGGACACCAGGCCGGCAACCATGGCCGCCACCAGTAAGGCCGGTACGGTGTGCGCCCCAGCCATCAGCACCAACACCACGGCCGCCACCGACATGGTTGACATGAGCGTCGTCCGTGCCCCGAACCGGTCGATCAGCCACCCGCTCAGCAGTTGTCCTGCTGCCCAACCCAATCCATAGACCGCCAAGACCAGGCCGACGGCTCCTGCGGCGTGGCCCCGTTGCGCCACGTGGTAAGCCAGGAACGGATAGGCGAACCCCGCCGA is a genomic window containing:
- a CDS encoding MFS transporter — encoded protein: MSNVAAITVMDRVPSNDPAVTPAESVRVGYPAVIRLLLGGYLLVRSAGFAYPFLAYHVAQRGHAAGAVGLVLAVYGLGWAAGQLLSGWLIDRFGARTTLMSTMSVAAVVLVLMAGAHTVPALLVAAMVAGLVSDAPRPVLGAAIAEMVPDPRQRAKLDSWRYGWSLNLGAAIAGGVGGLIAGWVGTPVLYWINGIACATFAMVAARWMPAQVHNTTRKAGYRQAFSDSRLLLMCMSSVATLTAVMGFFAAVPMLMRDCGLGAGAYGWVQMSNALAVIALTPLLTPWLSRRLALGPGLDILAGAGVWVTLCMAAAGLVHTTAGFSAAVAVGAPGEIAWFVVGAGLVHRITPRANGGVYQGIWSMTTAISSVIAPLLTCWSLGHGGRAMVAVGTVAVGLLGAALCSPLARVLAYTNEFPAES